A genome region from Procambarus clarkii isolate CNS0578487 chromosome 78, FALCON_Pclarkii_2.0, whole genome shotgun sequence includes the following:
- the LOC138357484 gene encoding putative cuticle collagen 155, translating into MGLKTPSEHLFSTPLPGPPRSPRTSAGGTNPHVEWEPSVAGNAPEAGAADTILEAKAGTPVPASSGKCTSTTTVVGNTPGATPPPPEDPQSPNSPTSAPHLRKTPGTLRLRPHIVRPGGRLGDTGNTTPAEPKHDAERQHPQPHGVPGQGQEEAPDRPQHPAHPGPEART; encoded by the coding sequence ATGGGTCTCAAAACCCCGAGTGAGCATCTTttctcaacaccactaccagggcccccccgctcaccacgaacctcagcagggggaacTAACCCCCACGTGGAATGGGAGCCATCCGTCGCAGGCAACGCCCCCGAAGCAGGAGCCGCAGACACCATACTGGAAGCGAAGGCTGGAACACCAGTACCagcatcctcaggcaaatgcacctccaccaccaccgtggtAGGCAATACACccggagccaccccaccgccgCCGGAAGATCCACAATCGCCGAATTCACCAACATCGGCCCCACACTTGAGAAAAACGCCGGGTACGCTTAGACTCAGGCCGCACAtcgtcagacccggaggcagactcggaGACACGGGCAACACCACGCCGGCTGAACCGAAgcacgacgcagaacggcagcatcctcaaccacatggggtaccaggccagggacaggaggaagcgccggaccgacctcagcacccagcacatccgggacctgaGGCACGGACATAG